Genomic DNA from Setaria italica strain Yugu1 chromosome V, Setaria_italica_v2.0, whole genome shotgun sequence:
GTTCGCGCGGCACCCTCGAGCGTCCTGCTCGACCCGCCGCAGCGCCCCCAGCCGCTCTGCACCTCCGCCGCACTATCCCTGCCTCCATCGATGAGCATTGTCCTGTAAGCACTCCGCCTCCATCAATGAGCATCGCGCGGTGTGGGGGTATTTTTGCCAAGGACGAACGGGGGTGGAGGTGAAGCTGCGGCGAGCCGGTATTTTGGGCTCCATCTCCATCAATCGGTATTTTGGGCTCCATCTCCATTGATCGGCACCTCTCAACGGGTTCTGTGGGGCTTCTACGGTGGAGCCGTTTTGGAGATGCCACTTTCGCAGGGCTTCATAAGAAGTCGGTGAAAAAGCCGGTTGTGAAGCCCTACAAAAGAGGGTCTTAGGGGTGTAAAGTTTAGTTCATGTCaaatcgaatattcggaggctaattagaagaactaaatatgagttaattataaaactaattacacagatggaggctaaacgaagagatgaatctattaaacctaattaatccatcattagcaaatggttactgtagcagcacattgtcaaatcatgaactaattagacttaatagattcgtctcgccgtttagactccatctgtgcaatgggttttgtaatagtctatgtttaatactcctaattagtatctaaatattcgatatgatagggactaaagtttagctcgccATCCAAATACCCCCTTAGGTGAATATTTGAAGAACTTCAAACATAAATATGATCCTATTATTGAGTAGACTCGTTAGTCATAGGATGAATCTAGGGACTTGGATGAATCTTGATAGCAATTGAGAAAACTTCATTCTCCTGTAGTGGCTAAAGAGAGAAAATAGTTTTTCAACATATAAGAGACAAGTGCTCCAGCATATCTCCGCTCCCCTTTCCCTTTCTTCTGCCATGTGGAACCCACTGTCATCGGTTTAtctatttttcctttctttgtttttttcctcttcctctctcgtTTCTCCCGCAcgggggcggatccagggcccgggctgcagcccggggcgagcccATGTAGcccctttaacatatgtggtgtTTAACTAAAAAACTATGATCTCAATTAGAGAGAAGGAGGCTCAGGAGGCGTGAATCAACAACTTAGCCCGGGGCGCAGCCtcgttctggatccgcccctgctccCACGTCTCCCGCGAAGTGGCCGCAGTGGATCGaggtggccgccggcgtggaggGGCGGGGCTGCCCCAGCGCAGTGCAGTGGCGACGCAGCAAGGCCGCCGCGCGCAGCCATTGATGCAAACGAGCGGCGCCACCACCCACGCAAACCCTAGCGTGGACAGGCGCGCGGCCAGCCGGCTACCCACACGGCCACCAGAGCAGAGGGACGGCCACCAGAGAAGAGGGACGGGCGCGAGCATCGGCGCGAAGGAGCGGCGTAGCCACCAGAGAAGAAGGACAGGAGCGGGCATCAGCGCAGAGGGCGGCGCGACCCCTAGTGGAGGGGTGGCGGGGTTAGGTGGATGTCCTGCGACGGCGACTACgatgcggtggcggcgtggcagGGGAGCAGGGGCGGCATGGGAGAAGAAAGCCCgcagggaagaaaaaaaatgaggaaagggaagaaaggggagagagattGGATCCCTTTTATATCAGATTACAGGGAAAGATGATGTATTTTCTCGATCTGTTGCTCTTCGACTGGAAATATTCATGCCCACTAAATAGAAATCAATTGTATTGTGGTTAGTAGATTCTCCAAGTTGATATTATATTCGCGAAGTTGATTTCACCCTCGCGCGCCAGCGCTTCCTGGCGCGTGAGGCCAGGCAGTGAGCTGCGACCGCGGCAGGGGGTGGGGTCCACGCTGCTGCTGATCACTGTGCTGCGCGCGCGAGCGTGTTTTTTCTTTGTCACTTTTTTCTATTCAATTAATTTTTTCCGCATCATTTTGTATTCAAGTAAGTATTGTTTGCGTATAGCATAAATTTTTTAACAACATTCTCATAAATTTACAGCAAACGTTATGCGTATAAGTTGTGTATATCACCAAAGTTGTATTACAAAATTTCTTACGTCTAAATCGTACAAATCGTGTGTACGTAGAAGTTGTGTATATCATGAAAATTAGTTGAAAAAGTTATATGTATAAATCGAGTGTATAAGTTATAAATTTGTAAAAATAAAAGTTCGAAGTTGTCCTTTATAAATTGTACGTAGAAGTTGTACTATAAATTCTGCATGCCATTAAAGTTATGCTAAAAATTATCTCATAAATTATTAGTACGAAATTATACGTCGAAGGTATATTGttataatattttaaaaatgaaaAGTTGCATAAATTAATACTTTCAAGAAATGGAAAGTTTGGAAGAGTGGAGTGGGCTGCGGTGATTCGATGGCTGGTAACGCTCCTGGCTCGCGCACAAGTTAGCGTGACCGTGCCACTCGATCCAAACCACGCGTTCATCCGCTTGACGGTTTGACGCTTCTCACTATCCAGGCCTCCGCAGCGCCTCTTACGATTCGGATCCGAGCCACCCGGCGCCCACACGGTGACGTGCCACCAAACCGCCAACCATTGCGTGGATATATATCGCGGCTCGAACCGAACCACGGCGTCCATCCGACTAATTACGCTTGACGCTCCTCACCATCGAGGCCTTCACAGAGCTCCCCCGTGTGATCACTAATTCACGATCCCAATGCGTGCAACCATGTCTTCGTTCCAGCAGCAGGAGAACCCCCGCGGCCCGTGTCCGTGCGCCGCCGGGTGCAGCTTCTTCGGGAGCCCGGAAACCCTCGGCATGTGCTCCGTCTGCTACAAGAAGCACTGTCTCGCCGCCGAGGCGGGCGccaacaccgccgccgccgctaccgcgTCGCGATCTGCGGCCACTGCCGCTCCGGTCCGCACCACGGCTTCATCTACGTCGGCTAAGCCCGTCGCTGACGTCTCCTTCGCGCCTGCCGCGGAGGCAGCAGCCGCTGGTGTAGCTGAAGAAGCCGTCGTCGTGCAGCCGTCCTCCGCGCCCGGGGCGGCCAAGAAAGCGCAGCCAACACGGTGCGCGGCGTGCTACAAGAAGGTAGGGCTGACGGGGTTCGTGTGCCGGTGCGGGAAGACCTTCTGCGGGACGCACCGCTACGCGGAGGAGCACGGGTGCAGCTTCGACTTCAAGGGCGCAGGCCGCGAAGCCATCGCCCGCAACAACCCGCTCGTCAAGGGGGCAAAGCTCTCTGGCAAGATCTGATCGATCGTTGCACCGGACCGTGCGCCGCCGTGGAATTGGGTTTGGTTCAGTCGTTCGGTGATCTGTGTGTACTTCGAGCCGGGCTGTTGTTTTTCGAATCTGGATCTAGCATGACCCAGTAGTCCTGTGAGGCTGTGACCTTTGATGAGCGTCCGCGTGTACTCCTTGTTAATGTAACGCATCTTGTTGTGATTTGAGAATATGAGCATTCGTATTAATTTGTTTATCCTCTGTCAGTCCGATCAAGATAGAAGACGGCAACGATTGTTGGTTCTGTTCTCTTACTGATGAACTATTTGTTGCAACACCAACCAACTATTACTATTCTTTCGTTTAAAAAAACTACTTTATGTGTTGTCCCTGTTTATCGTCTGACGATCTGTATGTGCGAAGTGCTTCACGTCACACGATTTTGTATGTAACGCGTCACAAGCAACTTGGAGGCTCGACATAGCCTGAAGCCTTGCCGTCGGCGTGCTGGCAAGTCGCCTCTGCCGGCTTGCCGCCGTCCAAGGTGAGCTTGATGTCCCGGAGGCCGATCCCGCTGCACGGGTTGGTCGCGCTGCAGTCGAACTTCACCGCCACCTGCGACGCCGACGAGCCCCGGATGTCCGTGTACCTCACGTCGCTGATCTTCACCGCCGAGCTCTGCGTCACTCGCACGCACAAGAAGAGAACAAGAGTGAAGGGGAGCCAATTAAGCAACGAAGCCCATCAAAACGGCAATACACGTCTGTATCTCTTTTGGGTAGGAATGAACCATGCAAAACGTACCTGATGGGGGCATATGTGGTTGGGGCAGTAGTTCTGATCTATGATGATGGGGTTGCGCACGTCGTGCATGAACGCGTGCTCGAAGACGACGCCGCGCACGTACgcgccctccaccgccgcccgcccccacgTCTTGATCCGCAGCCCGTTCTCCGTGCCGACGAAGgacgccccggccaccgtcacGTTCTCCACGCCCGCCTCCTCGCTCTCCTTCCCCAGGCTCCCGATGCTGCGACGAGAACCATCAAAGGAGCGCACGGTGAGCGAGTTGATAGCGCGCTGCTCACTCGATCAGACGATCACCCACCTTATGCCGTGGCCCGGGCCGCAGCTGACATGCTCAACGCGCAGGTTGGCCGTGCCGGGGCCGACGGAGACGCAGTCGTCCCCGGTCTGGATGCTGGCCCGGGTGACCGTGACCCCGGACGACGCCTGCACGTGGATCCCGTCCGTGTTGGGGCTGCTCCCCGGCGCCACGATCCCGACGTCCTCCACCGCCACGCGCTCGCAGCCGTCGATCACGACGTGGTACAGCTCGCTGTCCACCGACCTCAGGCCGCGGATCACCACGTCCCGCGAGTTCAGCACCGTCAGCGACTGCCATGCACGCGGGCACGCACGTAACAGCGTTGTAAAAGCTTGTTGCACGTAATTTCCCGAAAAAAAAAGACTGTTGGTATACAGAGGGCACATCTACTCACTGTTGCGCCGCTGGGGCAGCCACCGTGCCCGGCCGCCTTGCACGCCCACAGCGCCGGGCCGCGGCCGTCGAGGGTGCCGCCCGACATGGTGAGGCCGTCGACGTGGTCGAACACGATCCAGACGTCCCCGCTGCCGCCACGGCTGGTGTAGCCTGACGGCGCGACAAGCGTGCCATCGATCTGAACTGTCACCCTGCTTGAGCACGGGCCCGCGAAGGCCGCGCGGCTGAGCAGGAACTCCCCGTGCGGCACGTACACGGTCGCCGGCTCCAGCGACCGGCAGGCGGCGGACCAGGCATCGGCGAACGCGGTGGACGAGTCCGTCCGGCCGTCAGGCTTCGCTCCGAAGCCGGCGACGTCGTACACCGCCGCTTCTGCAGCACCTGACAGAATGCAGCAAGAGAGCAGCAACGCTAGGGAACAAGCGTTCACGCGAGCCATGGTTGATCCGAACACTTTGAGAGGTTCTCGTTGCATTGCCGTCCTACTGACGAACAACTTTCTTCATTGTTCGCGATTCATAGAGCAGAGCTCTGAGCTCGTCGTGTGAGTACTGCTGAGGATGGTGTACGTGCGACGCAAGGGCTCGCAAGATTTGAGGCGAGATTGCAGAGTCCAAGATTGCAGACGCCCTGCCCACTGGCCACCTAGCTCTCGCAAGAGCGGCGCGTGACACGCTGGGTGTTTGTACCATGCAGTTGGGTGATGCAAACGCTAGGAGCAGTCGGCAACAGCAAGTTTGTCAGCAGATTGCTTAAGCGGTGGAGTTCCATTTCCATCCACACATCGTAATAGCCTTGACCGGGCAGATACGAAGCCACATTCTTCGAGAGATAGCAATACGGAACGGGAGGCACCGCGCTACAAGTCCGCATGCAACTGCCTGGTCTTGTGTCGCCGCACGGCGGAGACAACAAGCACAAAACGGGGGTGGAAGTAGTCTGATGAAAACTGGCACCCACGCGGCCACGCCTGGAAGTGCTCAGGTCGTGTGATGCGCTGGTCAACAATCATGCGTATCATGTTATTAGAATCGTTTCTCAGGTGTGATCGATGCCTTGAGCAATGGTAGTTTGGTACTATGCCTGCTCAGTATCGAAATGGAACGAGGGGGCCTGAGCGTGTGCAAGAGACAAGGAACGGAAGATGCGTGCTCCTACTGAGACGTGATACCCGTATGCCCGGGCAACCCAGCTGATGATGTGAACTAACCGTATGGCCATGGTCGTCAATTCAGCTAGAGAACAAGCGTTGGAGTTGCTTCCCAACAAATCTGCGGGTCCAAGGTAGGTTAGTTAGTTTACTGGGCAAGAATTAAGAAAGAAGGCGCGTCTTCGTCTTCCGGGGCCTTGGATCCTGCCTCCGTTTGTCCGTGCAAGTACTGTCGGACTGCCATCGTCGCCGCCTTGGTCGTTGATGACTGCTAGGCAGTTGGATTCAGGACAAAGCCAGAAACAGGAGGGCAGGAACTGTTCCGACTGGGCCAACGCTCGAAGTCGTAGGCACGCAGAGGTAGCTGTAGCTCCTTGTACTGCCGgtaataaaaaagaaacttcTCCTTTTCGAAAATCACACAGTAAACATCTGATCCCAACGGCACCGCACCGGCGTGCCAATCGTCCTCTGACGGTACAATGGTATTTAGTGCTCTGCCTGCGTCCTTCCTTTCCAGGAAACGATCCATCAGAGGATCAAATCGTACGTGGCCGTTGAACCTGGTCACTCACAGTGCCGACTGCCGAGTGCCCCGGCCCGGGCGGCCTTTAAGAACAAAACTTCAAGACTGCGTTCAAAAATTTCGACCCTGCATAGtcttaggggatgtttggaaaGAGGTGCTAAACTGTAGCACCTCATTTTTAGCATATTTTTACCATTGAACTCTcaaacaggggtgctaaaaggtgagtgctaaagtttagcacccttatTTTCTTTAACACACCCAAGGGGTATTAAAAAGTGCTAATGAGTGCTAAAGGTGGTCCCCAAACTCATTTTTTCCCTaattgccccctctctctcctctccacttttccccaagccagtcataaatgaggacagtgtagtcatttctcacccaaggtgctaaactttagcactgtatccaaacaaccccaagtgctaaactttagcactccatttgagggtgctaaactttagcattgtatccaaacaaccccaagtgctaaactttagcacagtgctaaattttagcaccctcaaatggagtgctaaagtttagcattgtgtatccaaacggggccttatcaATGCAGTACTGAATCCTACTTCCAGCAGAAGAAGGTCGAAAGGAAATGAACCGGTGCGATAGAAAAGAAGTTACTGCAGACCAGTTCTCATTGCACTGTGATTCGCCGGTCCAGATGAACGCGCGGCGGATTGCGTCAGCAGCTTTAATTGTGCCTTGTAGCAGGAGGACGAAACACATGACATAGACCGGTTTGGCGCCGAGAACAGCATTGGCCAAGGTTGTGCCCCCACTTGGAGTAAGCAGGGGCTCGCACCAGCTCACCAGCCACAGCACGCACCAGCGGTTGAAGATCACACAATTGTAGcatgttggtggagagcagcaGTCCTAGGTAAGTTTGGGGAAAGGAAGCCAATGGGCATAGCAGCCAAGGAATGAGCAAGGTTGATGTCATTGGCGATCAGAACGAATGTGCTCTTCTCATAGTTGATGTGAAGACCGGTCATTAGCTGTCTGGGAGTCAAAGACCTGACCATCCAAAACCGAGGACTCTTGTCGAGTCAAAGACCTGGCTATCCAGAACTAGGGACTCGTGTCCAAGTTTCTGGCGAAGCTTCACCTTCCCCCTACAACCAACTGGCAAAGATGGTTCCGGCAATACTATGGCCATGCAGCTGGTCATGATTTGGGCAATTCCCATCGTCTGGACACACCAATTTAGACCGCCTTGCTTAAGCTCCTGTCGGAATTCAGGCAATGCACCCAAGTGCATCTTGGTGACGGTGCAAACTGCTGCTTTTGGTTTGATCACTAGCTTGGTCCGCGACCCTTGGCCGACCTCTTCAATGCACTCATCTCTCATTGCCGACGACCCAACATCTCAGTTGCCTCCACCTGGCTTGGTAATCAATGGGAGTTCTTCCTTCACCCGTGCCTTTTTGCGGTTGCAGCTGCGAAGCTCCATCTCTTGCAATAGGCGCTCGCTAGTGCACAACCTGCTCCTGGTATGGTGGATCGGAGAGAGATGGGCGTTGCCATGTACCAATTCTCCTCCGCAGGGCAGGGTTTTATGTGTGGCATATGGAATGACGACCTATCAACGACTTCGCGGCCTTCATCTAGCATAACACTGTTGCCCCGCATTGTAAGCACTTCCTTTGGCTCATGCACCACCACCGGCTTCCTTCGCCTGCCCTTCTACGCCATCGGAACATCATTGAGCCACCCACCTGTGCCTTTTGTGGTGCTCATGAAGATCAACATCACCTCCTCCTGCATTGTCCCATGGCCATTAGGGTTTGGCGCGCCATCGGGTGGATTGCCACACCGCACCTACTCTCCTACCATGACCTTTGGACCCTCGACGACCTGCCGGACAGCACGGCACCGACAGTGCGATCAACCATCATCACCGATGTGCTATGGAATATTTGGAAAACCCGTAATGCCCTAGTGTTCAATGGCCTCTACATCACCGCTTCGGCGACAGTTCGCAATGTGGCAGCTGATCTTCGCCTTTGGGCTTACCGGTGCATGTCTCATGTTGactcctccttcctcctgaTATGGTCTCAAAATATTGTCATTGCCTTTCTCTCATACTCTTTTTTCACAAATCATGTAAGCACCAACTTTGCTTATCAATACAATTGTTCAGGCCGGTTTCTTGCTTGCCGTAGTTACCATAAAAATAAGTCACTGCAGAACACAAGTGTCAtaggaaagaaaaggaagttTTTTCAAGATTATCCATTTTTATTaaaagaggcatttcacatttttcACTCAAGCCC
This window encodes:
- the LOC101782325 gene encoding zinc finger A20 and AN1 domain-containing stress-associated protein 3, with the protein product MSSFQQQENPRGPCPCAAGCSFFGSPETLGMCSVCYKKHCLAAEAGANTAAAATASRSAATAAPVRTTASSTSAKPVADVSFAPAAEAAAAGVAEEAVVVQPSSAPGAAKKAQPTRCAACYKKVGLTGFVCRCGKTFCGTHRYAEEHGCSFDFKGAGREAIARNNPLVKGAKLSGKI
- the LOC101785535 gene encoding polygalacturonase, which encodes MARVNACSLALLLSCCILSGAAEAAVYDVAGFGAKPDGRTDSSTAFADAWSAACRSLEPATVYVPHGEFLLSRAAFAGPCSSRVTVQIDGTLVAPSGYTSRGGSGDVWIVFDHVDGLTMSGGTLDGRGPALWACKAAGHGGCPSGATSLTVLNSRDVVIRGLRSVDSELYHVVIDGCERVAVEDVGIVAPGSSPNTDGIHVQASSGVTVTRASIQTGDDCVSVGPGTANLRVEHVSCGPGHGISIGSLGKESEEAGVENVTVAGASFVGTENGLRIKTWGRAAVEGAYVRGVVFEHAFMHDVRNPIIIDQNYCPNHICPHQSSAVKISDVRYTDIRGSSASQVAVKFDCSATNPCSGIGLRDIKLTLDGGKPAEATCQHADGKASGYVEPPSCL